DNA from Terriglobia bacterium:
ACTCCCGCGCCGGGAAGATCGGAATCGGCCGTGCAGAAGTGGAATCTCGATGTCCCGCGCGAAAAACTTGGCGAACTCACGCAACCGAGTACGCCGCTGCCCGTGCCGAAATTCAGCTACTTACACCACGGGCTGCTAACGGTCGAATCAAATCCAAATGGTCGTCTAGTGCTGACCAATCGATCAAACCGAACACCAGCCGGCAGCAACACGGAACGAGGTGCACCTTTCTCGACAGCAACGACCTTTTTGAGGATCGATAAGCCCTCGTTGAAGCGGACGAATACTTCTGCTCCCGGCTCGAGGAGCGGACGTGTTGACGCCGAAGGGGGATCGTCCTTGAAGTGCGTTGTGACACGGCACGGCCCGCGATTGTCCCGGTCCCAAAGGAAATAGCACACACCACCCTTCAGAGCTACCCCTGGGAATACGTCCGATGCAATCACATAGTCGTTGATTGAACGAAGATGGTCGTCCGCAAGCATGGATGCTCTGAACTCATCAAGCCCCTTACCGCCCGTGAACCAACGCGAAGGAATAACCATCGTCAGCAGGCGTGGATTGAGCTTCTTAGCTTGATCAACGAAAAGGTTGTAGATCGGAATAGCTGACGTACCTGCACCGCCCCCGTCTGCTAATTGATAGGGGGGATTTCCAATAATCACGTCGAACTGCATATCGTCTCCAAATAACTGGGGTACGCGAGCGTTGATGTCGTCTGCGTGAATGAACGCATAGGCATGGGTCTCAAGTCCTTCACCGCGATCCAATGCCTTTTGGCTCGCCCCGCAAACTTTGCACCTGCCTTGTACCCAGGTGTGCTCCGTGCGCTCGAACCAGATGTTGCCGGCGTCGCTGGAAAAGCCTTCGGCGATTGAGTGCGGGCCGTGAGCATGCTTGGAGCAATACAGGCTGCGCCGAGCCAGCAGACTCGTGAGATACGTGGTGCCGATGCCGAACACTTGCTTGGTCAGAATGTGATCGACGCGCTTCTGGAGATCAGTGATCTCGGCGGCCAGGCCTTTGGTGAGGCGGCTGGCGATCTCGCGAAGGAACACACCGGACTTCGTGAACGGGTCAAGGAACCTAACCGAACTATCAGCCCAGAGGTCCGCTCCGCCATTGTTTGCTGCCCAAGCGTCGGCCAGAGTATCGAGCATCCTGTTGGCAAACACGGGCGGCGTAAACACTTCGTCACTCGAAAGATTGGCAATGCAGGTCAGAACGTCCGGGTTGCGCCCGCGAAGTGAAAAGCTCGCCTGATCGCTCATAACGCATCGCCTGAGCCATCGCCTGACCGCGAGCAAGCAAGTTCGCCCACGGTGATCGGCGGATATGCGTTAATTGGTGTGAAGACCTCATGCTTGCCGAGATGGGCGAAGAGAGAGCCTTCCCTACTGAAGGAAGACATCTGGGTAAGAGCATCGAAGCGGAAGTCGCGCCGCTGGAACTTGCCCTTGCCGAGGTAGCCCCACTCGGCAAAGGTGATGGGCTGGCCGTCACGCGTGCGCATCGTCAGCGCGTCGCCGTGCACGAGGTTCTGCGACAAGACATAGAAGGCGGACCGATAGAGATCATCCCTCTCATCCAGACTCAGATACTCGGCGAAAACCTCAAGCATATTCGCGCGGCACTCAGCGATATTATCTGCCAACATTTCAATCCCGTAGGTGCACATCACCGCCAACAAGGCGTAATGTCGCCGCTCAAATTCGGCTCTTCCGAACTTCGACTCTACGGCGGCCAACTTGCGCTGAAGGACAGGGACAAGGAAGTTCCCGCTTCCGCAAGCAGACTCTAAGAAACGAGAGTCAATGCGCTCGGTCTCGCCCTTGACAAGGTCGAGCATCTTTTCGACCAGCCAGGGAGGCGTAAACACTTCACCGTGGTCTGCAACGCGCCTCTTGGATTTGATCAGATTCATAGGTAATGGCCCCCTATCTCGACCAGCAGCGTGTGGCGGGCGGCGGCGACCTCCTGGCACATCCCAGCGGCAAACAAACAATAAGATATCCTATTCAACCGCTATCCGAATGAAGAGCTTCAGTTTCAGTCTCAAGGCCGGTGCTCCACGAATGCGTGGCTGCTTTGAAGCCCACTGGCGGTGCTGAGGCAGCCAACAGTTTCGCGCGCCTGACAACCGACACTCGACACCTGTAAACTGAACTCAATGGCCCAAATTCTACGCCGCAAGACCGTGAGCGCCAACATCGGCAGCGTTCGTGTCGGCTCCGACGCTCCCGTGGTCGTGCAGTCCATGACCAACACCGACACCGCCGACGCGCTGGCCACGGCGCAGCAGGTTGCCGCGCTGGCGAGCGCCGGGTCGGAACTGGTACGGGTCACGGTCAACAACGACGCCGCCGCCGAAGCCGTGCCGCGCATTCTCGATCTGCTCGATCGCCGCGGCGTCAGCGTGCCCATCGTCGGCGACTTCCATTACAACGGGCATCTCCTGCTGAAGAAATTTCCCGCCTGCGCGCGCGCGCTGGCCAAGTACCGCATCAATCCCGGCAACGTCAGCGTGGGACGCAAGGATGACGA
Protein-coding regions in this window:
- a CDS encoding Eco57I restriction-modification methylase domain-containing protein, which produces MSDQASFSLRGRNPDVLTCIANLSSDEVFTPPVFANRMLDTLADAWAANNGGADLWADSSVRFLDPFTKSGVFLREIASRLTKGLAAEITDLQKRVDHILTKQVFGIGTTYLTSLLARRSLYCSKHAHGPHSIAEGFSSDAGNIWFERTEHTWVQGRCKVCGASQKALDRGEGLETHAYAFIHADDINARVPQLFGDDMQFDVIIGNPPYQLADGGGAGTSAIPIYNLFVDQAKKLNPRLLTMVIPSRWFTGGKGLDEFRASMLADDHLRSINDYVIASDVFPGVALKGGVCYFLWDRDNRGPCRVTTHFKDDPPSASTRPLLEPGAEVFVRFNEGLSILKKVVAVEKGAPRSVLLPAGVRFDRLVSTRRPFGFDSTVSSPWCK
- a CDS encoding SAM-dependent DNA methyltransferase; the protein is MNLIKSKRRVADHGEVFTPPWLVEKMLDLVKGETERIDSRFLESACGSGNFLVPVLQRKLAAVESKFGRAEFERRHYALLAVMCTYGIEMLADNIAECRANMLEVFAEYLSLDERDDLYRSAFYVLSQNLVHGDALTMRTRDGQPITFAEWGYLGKGKFQRRDFRFDALTQMSSFSREGSLFAHLGKHEVFTPINAYPPITVGELACSRSGDGSGDAL